Proteins encoded within one genomic window of Vulgatibacter sp.:
- a CDS encoding ATP-binding protein, giving the protein MASSKSIRGIDRTPFVGRRSEQAFLLEALARGARLVSLVGPAGMGKTRLARRIASAIDRDEPPAGGIFFCDLTEARSEEDLLASVATSLGLSLRGGAGGGVGQLVRAVAAREPLLLLLDNFEALVPAGLACIESLLDGTSELQILVTSRIRLDLDGENAFELGPLQPEEAVQLYEQRAAAAWGDRRRDPGEAAVVEELVRRLDCIPLALELAAARIRVLPPADLLGRLSDRFDILQGPRRGRHTSLREALACSFELLSLHEREALLQASVFRGGFTLDAAAGVLRLGEGAPPILDALEGLRDKSLLRLEQGTAPRFSLYESVREFAAAELAASGGRAAAEAKHAAWFLAAAERWSPPGGGANGVAEVAKLQSERENLLVAHERTHAEDPATATRIALALGPLVLLQGPPTSEIGLFERSVDAARRSGDPLLLARALRARGSAAGRHGRPADARTDLDEAMVLAAAADEKLRAQLLIESGKLHCISGDFDGARAELGQALDLLGGAHPWLRGMSRNILGMVEERCGRLEESAASFEAALGLFRAAGNVRLEGLALLNLGVVRAAAGRLEDARALLEESLVLIRAVDDRATEADAIVDLGSVELTAGRLDEAERHLLQGLERERRAGNRAFEALALGNLGLVAQERRELRLAWRRLREALDLLQACGEPRYRALFLPFFAAAEAALGLQEEAKSDFAAARAFFEPLGDRGSLATIAVLEGFLDLVADGDGEALARARLARSHEAPVASAELALARRLVAAAIEARGAGAPAREGAVEQHDGLVIEGDAAGFQLQGGAPVDLRRRGPLRRLLQALVEQRIRMPGVGLTAEQLFAEGWPGERILASAAANRVYTGIRALRAMGLHEVLQRHAEGYLLDPDVPLHRARR; this is encoded by the coding sequence GTGGCCAGCAGCAAGAGCATCCGGGGGATCGACCGCACACCGTTCGTCGGGCGCAGATCGGAGCAGGCCTTCCTGCTCGAAGCGCTGGCGAGGGGAGCGCGACTCGTCTCCCTGGTGGGCCCGGCGGGAATGGGCAAGACCCGCCTCGCCCGTCGCATCGCATCGGCGATCGATCGGGACGAGCCGCCTGCAGGCGGCATCTTCTTCTGCGATCTGACCGAGGCCCGGAGCGAGGAGGACCTTCTCGCCTCCGTCGCGACGTCGCTCGGACTCTCGCTGCGCGGCGGCGCAGGCGGCGGCGTGGGGCAGCTCGTCCGGGCCGTCGCCGCCCGGGAACCGCTCCTCCTCCTCCTCGACAATTTCGAGGCCCTGGTCCCTGCGGGGCTCGCCTGCATCGAGTCGCTGCTCGACGGCACCAGCGAGCTCCAGATCCTCGTCACCTCCCGCATCCGCCTCGATCTCGACGGGGAGAACGCCTTCGAGCTCGGGCCGCTCCAGCCGGAAGAGGCGGTGCAGCTCTACGAGCAGCGCGCCGCTGCAGCCTGGGGCGATCGGCGCCGGGATCCCGGCGAGGCCGCGGTGGTCGAGGAACTCGTGCGGCGCCTCGACTGCATCCCGCTCGCCCTCGAGCTCGCTGCCGCGCGGATCCGGGTGCTGCCACCTGCCGATCTCCTCGGCAGGCTCTCCGATCGCTTCGACATCCTCCAGGGGCCGCGCCGCGGCAGGCATACCTCGCTGCGCGAGGCGCTGGCCTGCTCGTTCGAGCTCCTCTCCCTCCACGAGCGGGAGGCGCTCCTGCAAGCCTCCGTCTTCCGCGGCGGCTTCACCCTCGACGCCGCCGCCGGGGTGCTGCGCCTCGGCGAGGGAGCGCCGCCGATCCTCGACGCGCTCGAGGGGCTGCGGGACAAATCGCTCCTTCGCCTCGAGCAGGGCACGGCACCGCGCTTCTCCCTCTACGAGAGCGTCCGGGAGTTCGCCGCAGCGGAGCTCGCCGCGAGCGGCGGCCGTGCTGCTGCCGAGGCGAAGCACGCGGCCTGGTTCCTCGCTGCAGCGGAGCGCTGGTCGCCGCCGGGCGGCGGCGCGAACGGCGTGGCCGAGGTGGCGAAGCTCCAGTCGGAGCGGGAGAACCTCCTCGTCGCCCACGAGCGGACCCATGCGGAGGATCCCGCCACCGCCACCCGGATCGCCCTGGCCCTCGGCCCGCTCGTCCTCCTCCAGGGGCCACCCACGTCCGAGATCGGCCTCTTCGAGCGATCGGTCGATGCGGCGCGGCGCAGCGGCGACCCGCTGCTGCTCGCCCGGGCGCTGCGTGCCCGGGGCAGCGCTGCAGGGCGCCACGGGCGGCCCGCCGACGCGCGCACCGATCTCGACGAGGCGATGGTCCTCGCGGCGGCAGCCGACGAGAAGCTGCGCGCCCAGCTGCTGATCGAGTCGGGCAAGCTCCACTGCATCTCGGGTGATTTCGACGGCGCCCGCGCGGAGCTCGGCCAGGCGCTCGACCTCCTCGGCGGCGCGCATCCCTGGCTGCGGGGGATGTCCCGCAACATCCTCGGCATGGTCGAGGAGCGCTGCGGCAGGCTGGAGGAGAGCGCCGCGTCCTTCGAGGCGGCCCTCGGCCTCTTCCGCGCCGCAGGCAACGTGCGGCTCGAGGGGCTCGCGCTCCTCAACCTCGGCGTCGTGCGGGCTGCTGCAGGCCGCCTCGAAGATGCCCGCGCGCTCCTCGAGGAGTCGCTGGTGCTGATCCGCGCCGTCGACGACCGCGCCACCGAGGCCGACGCCATCGTCGATCTCGGCAGCGTCGAGCTCACCGCTGGCAGGCTCGACGAGGCGGAGCGCCACCTGCTCCAGGGCCTGGAGCGCGAGCGCCGGGCGGGCAACCGCGCCTTCGAGGCACTCGCCCTCGGAAATCTCGGCCTGGTGGCGCAGGAGCGGCGGGAGCTGCGCCTCGCCTGGCGTCGGCTCCGCGAGGCCCTCGATCTGCTCCAGGCCTGCGGCGAGCCCAGGTACCGGGCGCTCTTCCTGCCCTTCTTCGCTGCGGCGGAGGCGGCGCTCGGGCTGCAGGAGGAGGCGAAGAGCGACTTCGCTGCGGCCCGGGCCTTCTTCGAGCCCCTGGGCGATCGCGGAAGCCTCGCCACCATCGCGGTGCTCGAGGGCTTCCTCGATCTCGTTGCCGACGGGGATGGTGAGGCGCTCGCGCGGGCGCGTCTCGCTCGTTCCCACGAGGCGCCGGTCGCCTCCGCGGAGCTGGCGTTGGCGCGCCGCCTCGTCGCCGCCGCGATCGAGGCACGAGGCGCCGGTGCGCCGGCGCGCGAAGGCGCGGTGGAGCAGCACGACGGCCTGGTAATCGAGGGCGATGCTGCGGGCTTCCAGCTCCAGGGCGGCGCTCCCGTCGATCTGCGCCGCCGCGGTCCGCTCCGCAGGCTGCTCCAGGCCCTGGTGGAGCAGCGGATCCGCATGCCGGGCGTGGGCCTCACCGCAGAGCAGCTCTTCGCCGAGGGGTGGCCCGGCGAGCGCATCCTGGCCTCCGCCGCAGCCAACCGGGTCTATACGGGCATCCGCGCGCTCCGGGCCATGGGGCTGCACGAGGTGCTGCAGCGGCACGCCGAGGGCTATCTCCTCGACCCCGACGTGCCGCTCCACCGCGCCCGGCGTTAG
- a CDS encoding SEC-C metal-binding domain-containing protein, producing the protein MKIGRNDPCHCGSGKKYKNCHQKAAAEGKGDWSKSALYVIAALLVLGAGGFVYGIVAGPDDGRIWSAEHGHWHNADGTELGTSQANFVPQPPGPAPEGQVWSSDHGHWHDAATGLAVGGAE; encoded by the coding sequence ATGAAGATCGGCCGGAACGACCCCTGCCACTGCGGAAGCGGCAAGAAGTACAAGAACTGCCACCAGAAGGCCGCCGCCGAGGGGAAGGGCGATTGGTCGAAGTCGGCCCTCTACGTCATCGCCGCGCTGCTCGTCCTCGGCGCCGGCGGTTTCGTCTACGGGATCGTCGCGGGCCCCGACGACGGCAGGATCTGGTCGGCGGAGCATGGCCACTGGCACAACGCCGACGGCACCGAGCTCGGCACGTCGCAGGCCAACTTCGTCCCGCAGCCCCCCGGCCCCGCGCCGGAAGGGCAGGTCTGGTCGAGCGATCACGGCCACTGGCACGACGCAGCCACCGGCCTCGCGGTCGGCGGCGCCGAGTAG
- a CDS encoding c-type cytochrome produces MAIRILSLIVAVLVAACGSVVEPAGPGGSGDGLGNGGAGGSGGPGTGGTGGGMGEAPAEVQQGAALFATHCQMCHGPEASGGAAYPASLAGRTGIASQVRNGSAGMPAFDASRLGDDDIAAIEAWLVWLAEPGNGAGGAGGGAGTGDPFLDHCAGCHGATGEGTSLAPQIRSPHEGYAAWVVRNGRDSMGYQQPMPAFSEQAVSSADLDEIFTFLQGQPMPADGQGLYLRFCGNCHGSDGRGGVAGESARDDAGERDDFLRTVREGDDGAGYGDRRGYMPGRGRGELTDEEVERIRQYLLGATSSADGRYDDEDDEDDEEDGGDDDSVGCASAGGDLGLAALGLSAALASLRRSV; encoded by the coding sequence ATGGCCATCCGGATCCTGTCTCTCATCGTCGCGGTGCTCGTCGCCGCCTGCGGATCGGTGGTCGAGCCAGCGGGGCCCGGGGGAAGCGGCGACGGTCTCGGCAACGGCGGGGCCGGCGGCAGCGGCGGCCCGGGGACGGGCGGCACGGGTGGTGGCATGGGCGAAGCCCCCGCCGAGGTCCAGCAGGGCGCCGCGCTCTTCGCCACCCATTGCCAGATGTGCCACGGGCCCGAAGCCAGCGGCGGCGCCGCCTACCCGGCCTCCCTCGCCGGCCGCACGGGGATCGCCAGCCAGGTCCGCAACGGCAGCGCCGGCATGCCCGCCTTCGACGCCTCCCGCCTGGGCGACGACGACATCGCGGCGATCGAGGCCTGGCTCGTCTGGTTGGCGGAGCCCGGCAACGGCGCCGGCGGCGCAGGCGGCGGCGCCGGTACCGGCGACCCCTTCCTCGACCATTGTGCCGGCTGCCACGGCGCCACCGGCGAGGGCACCAGCCTCGCCCCGCAGATCCGCTCTCCGCACGAGGGCTACGCCGCCTGGGTGGTCCGCAATGGCCGCGACAGCATGGGCTACCAGCAGCCGATGCCCGCCTTCTCCGAGCAGGCGGTGAGCAGCGCCGACCTCGACGAAATCTTCACCTTCCTCCAGGGCCAGCCGATGCCGGCGGACGGGCAGGGGCTCTACCTGCGCTTCTGCGGCAATTGCCACGGCAGCGACGGGCGGGGCGGCGTTGCCGGCGAGAGCGCCAGGGACGACGCGGGCGAGCGGGACGATTTCCTCAGGACGGTCCGCGAGGGAGACGACGGTGCCGGCTACGGCGATCGCCGTGGTTACATGCCCGGTCGCGGCAGGGGCGAGCTCACCGACGAGGAGGTGGAGCGGATCCGCCAGTACCTCCTGGGCGCGACCAGCAGCGCCGACGGCCGCTACGACGACGAAGACGACGAAGACGACGAAGAGGACGGCGGCGACGACGACTCGGTCGGCTGCGCCAGCGCCGGTGGCGACCTGGGCCTCGCAGCCCTCGGCCTCTCCGCCGCCCTCGCCTCGCTCCGCCGCTCGGTCTGA
- a CDS encoding bifunctional methylenetetrahydrofolate dehydrogenase/methenyltetrahydrofolate cyclohydrolase — MAATLIDPSVLAETYRNEIRADIARLSRPPLLVGILSAEEGPSRTYAEYTRKACEAVGVGFDLRMLPRMEVEAAIRAANADPQVDGIIVYYPVFGTDQDNYLRDSVDPMKDIEGLHPHWARALYENRRFVDEAKTKKAIVPCTPLAVVKLVEATGVGSGGPRPLEGKKAVVFNRSEVVGRPLAAMLANDGARVISFDVDGPQLFVPAGAEHAHRVEEIRIDRATALAEADVVITGVPSRQFELVRADEILPGAVCANFSTIKNFADDVVEKASVFIPRVGPMTVTMALRNIVRLRMQTEGLQAR; from the coding sequence ATGGCCGCCACCCTCATCGATCCCAGCGTTCTGGCAGAAACCTACCGCAACGAGATCCGCGCCGACATCGCGCGGCTCTCCCGGCCGCCGCTCCTCGTCGGCATCCTGAGCGCCGAGGAGGGGCCTTCCCGGACCTATGCGGAGTACACCCGCAAGGCCTGCGAGGCGGTGGGCGTCGGCTTCGATCTGCGCATGCTCCCGCGGATGGAGGTGGAGGCGGCGATCCGCGCCGCCAACGCCGACCCGCAGGTGGACGGGATCATCGTCTACTACCCGGTCTTCGGCACCGACCAGGACAACTACCTCCGCGACTCCGTCGACCCGATGAAGGACATCGAGGGGCTCCACCCGCATTGGGCCCGGGCGCTCTACGAGAACCGCCGCTTCGTCGACGAGGCGAAGACCAAGAAGGCGATCGTGCCGTGCACGCCGCTCGCGGTGGTGAAGCTGGTGGAGGCCACCGGCGTGGGCAGCGGCGGCCCCCGGCCCCTCGAGGGGAAGAAGGCGGTGGTCTTCAACCGGAGCGAGGTGGTGGGCAGGCCGCTGGCGGCGATGCTCGCCAACGACGGCGCCCGGGTGATCTCCTTCGACGTCGACGGCCCGCAGCTCTTCGTGCCCGCTGGCGCCGAGCATGCCCACCGCGTGGAGGAGATCCGGATCGACCGGGCCACCGCGCTGGCGGAGGCCGACGTGGTGATCACCGGTGTTCCGTCGCGGCAATTCGAGCTGGTGCGCGCCGACGAGATCCTGCCGGGGGCGGTCTGCGCCAACTTCTCCACGATCAAGAACTTCGCCGACGACGTGGTGGAGAAGGCCTCGGTCTTCATCCCGCGGGTGGGGCCGATGACCGTGACCATGGCGCTGCGCAACATCGTGCGCCTGCGCATGCAGACCGAGGGGCTGCAGGCGCGGTAG
- a CDS encoding pirin family protein: protein MSSPILETAPLGFQWPTVDPFLFCVHHDDAYPAGNEQMGPDASLAGRQIGQDFEPRDGWRMYHGQTIPGFPGHPHRGFETVTIVRRGLIDHSDSLGAAARFGGGDVQWLTAGGGVVHSEMFPLLRRDAPNPLELFQIWVNLPAANKLAPAHFSMLWNEKLPRVLHTDEAGRRTEVTVVAGELEGNRPPSPPPHSWASQAGSQVAIWNIRLEPRARWTLPAAADTGVVRTLYFFAGPSLTAADRALDGHVAMVVQPDAPIELQAGDGACELLLLQGRPIGEPVAQHGPFVMNTRAELQQAFLDYQRTRFGGWPWDREDPVHPREEGRFARHADGRIERP from the coding sequence ATGAGCAGCCCCATTCTCGAGACCGCCCCGCTGGGCTTCCAGTGGCCCACCGTCGACCCCTTCCTCTTCTGCGTCCACCACGACGACGCCTACCCCGCGGGCAACGAGCAGATGGGGCCCGACGCGTCGCTGGCGGGGCGGCAGATCGGCCAGGACTTCGAGCCCAGGGACGGCTGGCGCATGTACCACGGCCAGACGATCCCCGGCTTTCCCGGCCACCCGCACCGCGGCTTCGAGACGGTGACGATCGTGCGCCGCGGCCTGATCGACCACAGCGACTCGCTGGGGGCTGCGGCCCGCTTCGGCGGTGGCGACGTGCAGTGGCTCACCGCCGGCGGCGGCGTGGTCCACTCGGAGATGTTCCCGCTCCTGCGGCGGGACGCGCCCAATCCCCTCGAGCTCTTCCAGATCTGGGTCAACCTCCCCGCTGCGAACAAGCTCGCGCCCGCCCATTTCTCCATGCTCTGGAACGAGAAGCTCCCGAGGGTTCTGCATACCGACGAGGCGGGGCGGCGCACCGAGGTGACGGTGGTGGCGGGCGAGCTCGAGGGGAACAGGCCGCCTTCGCCACCGCCGCACTCCTGGGCCTCGCAGGCCGGGTCGCAGGTTGCGATCTGGAACATCCGCCTCGAGCCCCGGGCCCGCTGGACCCTGCCGGCGGCAGCCGACACCGGCGTGGTGCGCACGCTCTACTTCTTCGCCGGGCCGTCGCTGACCGCCGCCGACCGCGCGCTCGACGGCCACGTGGCGATGGTGGTCCAGCCGGACGCGCCGATCGAGCTGCAGGCCGGGGACGGCGCCTGCGAGCTGCTCCTGCTCCAGGGAAGGCCCATCGGCGAGCCGGTGGCGCAGCACGGTCCCTTCGTGATGAACACCCGCGCCGAGCTCCAGCAGGCCTTCCTCGACTACCAGCGCACCCGCTTCGGCGGCTGGCCCTGGGACCGCGAGGATCCGGTCCACCCGCGGGAGGAGGGGCGCTTCGCCCGCCACGCGGATGGGCGGATCGAGCGGCCGTGA